One segment of Neodiprion fabricii isolate iyNeoFabr1 chromosome 1, iyNeoFabr1.1, whole genome shotgun sequence DNA contains the following:
- the LOC124174457 gene encoding ralBP1-associated Eps domain-containing protein 2 isoform X3, with the protein MEDPQLTEEEHDLYGETFNCFRKDPDIDEVPIAKVSQLVRTVRIPRRIAKKVMEICGTTKGSSHVNRKQFYSILKLIAAYQHGLEITPDLLSSSLKLDLPSFYWPYGAVLAAGKNEDVLSSTSESESEVESPREKGYSTDSPTPTNSVIQERGELAMGGETILDSTGSGWQGLLVSEEQRQLLGTEEESSERHSSDDGDGDGEGSSFPPKRVWVINKEQREYYSAQFAQLQPDPEGLVAGSVARTFFEKSKLPVAELRRIWQLADVTRDGALSLQEFYAAMHLVVLRRHHVPLPDVLPPTLAPPMPASAPDPAPVPAPLPLPVQVTAPVPVSAVPKPPHPSPPNNTKEKSKAWTKFVDSPTGTSGSLASPGPKLVNFDFQKAAVERDPKILHPVPLRLTPEASILASSGGSNNSNGSTLGDDENQASSITLVQRPQAKKPISAPEETIISTPKKEPPPPPPPRPYRTHARSSSLDLNKLGKNGQNFLGAPPLVPPRVSPGITSPKKLVGQKSEVENQKTDSQKKGFVADFSHFSSRSESSHNKDNSQTQQFTGICGAFQIYRKPSPTMRQLS; encoded by the exons ATGGAGGATCCACAGCTGACCGAAGAGGAACACGATCTTTACGGAGAGACTTTCAACTGTTTTCGCAAAGACCCTGACATTGATGAGGTCCCAATCGCCAAAGTCAGTCAACTTGTACGCACCGTTCGCATACCGCGCCGAATTGCCaaaaag GTGATGGAAATATGTGGAACAACAAAAGGTAGCAGTCATGTAAATAGAAAgcaattttattcgattctaAAATTGATAGCAGCCTATCAACATGGACTGGAAATCACACCTGACTTGCTATCAAGTTCTTTAAAATTAGACCTACCTTCATTCTACTGGCCCTACGGAGCTGTATTAGCTGctggaaaaaatgaagatgtACTTTCTAGTACTAGTGAAAGTGAGAGCGAGGTTGAGTCTCCGAGGGAAAAGGGGTACAGTACGGATTCACCCACCCCAACGAATAGCGTGATCCAAGAGCGTGGTGAATTAGCTATGGGAGGTGAAACTATACTCGATTCCACTGGAAGCGGATGGCAAGGCCTCCTTGTTTCAGAAGAACAAAGACAGCTCCTCGGGACTGAAGAAGAAAGTTCCGAACGACACAGTAGTGACGATGGAGATGGCGATGGCGAAGGATCGAGTTTTCCCCCTAAAAGAGTTTGGGTCATTAATAAGGAGCAGCGAGAATACTACAGTGCACAATTTGCCCAACTGCAGCCAGACCCTGAGGGCTTAGTAGCCGGATCTGTAGCTCGTACTTTTTTtgagaaatcaaaattgccaGTAGCCGAGTTGAGACGCATTTGGCAACTAGCTGACGTCACTAGAGATGGAGCTTTGAGTCTCCAAGAATTTTATGCGGCTATGCATCTGGTCGTTTTACGAAGACATCATGTTCCTTTACCAGACGTGTTACCTCCTACACTTGCACCTCCCATGCCAGCTTCAGCTCCAGATCCAGCCCCAGTTCCTGCTCCACTTCCACTTCCAGTTCAAGTTACAGCTCCGGTTCCAGTATCAGCTGTTCCAAAACCACCTCATCCCAGTCCACCAAAtaatacaaaagaaaaaagcaaagcGTGGACGAAATTTGTCGACTCTCCCACTGGGACCAGTGGGTCCCTTGCTAGTCCAGGCCCAAAGTTggttaattttgattttcaaaaggcCGCAGTCGAAAGAGATCCTAAAATTTTACACCCTGTTCCTTTACGACTTACACCCGAAGCTTCTATTCTCGCATCTAGCGGAGGGAGCAATAATAGCAATGGAAGCACGCTAGGTGATGACGAAAACCAAGCCTCATCCATTACGCTTGTGCAAAGGCCTCAAGCTAAGAAACCTATTTCAGCTCCTGAAGAAACCATCATAAGCACTCCTAAAAAAGAAccacctcctccacctccgccCAGACCATATAGAACACATGCTAGAAGTTCTAGCCTTGATCTCAACAAATTAG GAAAAAACGGACAGAATTTTTTGGGAGCACCACCACTTGTACCGCCAAGAGTATCACCTGGAATT aCTTCACCGAAAAAACTAGTGGGGCAAAAAAGTGAAGTTGAGAACCAGAAAACTGACAGTCAAAAGAAAGGCTTTGTTGCTGACTTCTCCCATTTTTCATCAAGGAGTGAAAGTAGTCACAACAAGGACAATTCTCAGACACAACAATTTACTGGAATATGTGGAGcgtttcaaatatatcgaAAGCCAAGTCCAA CAATGCGTCAATTGTCGTAG
- the LOC124174457 gene encoding ralBP1-associated Eps domain-containing protein 2 isoform X2: MEDPQLTEEEHDLYGETFNCFRKDPDIDEVPIAKVSQLVRTVRIPRRIAKKVMEICGTTKGSSHVNRKQFYSILKLIAAYQHGLEITPDLLSSSLKLDLPSFYWPYGAVLAAGKNEDVLSSTSESESEVESPREKGYSTDSPTPTNSVIQERGELAMGGETILDSTGSGWQGLLVSEEQRQLLGTEEESSERHSSDDGDGDGEGSSFPPKRVWVINKEQREYYSAQFAQLQPDPEGLVAGSVARTFFEKSKLPVAELRRIWQLADVTRDGALSLQEFYAAMHLVVLRRHHVPLPDVLPPTLAPPMPASAPDPAPVPAPLPLPVQVTAPVPVSAVPKPPHPSPPNNTKEKSKAWTKFVDSPTGTSGSLASPGPNGGSNNSNGSTLGDDENQASSITLVQRPQAKKPISAPEETIISTPKKEPPPPPPPRPYRTHARSSSLDLNKLGKNGQNFLGAPPLVPPRVSPGITSPKKLVGQKSEVENQKTDSQKKGFVADFSHFSSRSESSHNKDNSQTQQFTGICGAFQIYRKPSPKREGVEDDGTREEGSEETRLTLQELREKNAELKLVCEELTVELAAVLQEKINLRAKLLQT; encoded by the exons ATGGAGGATCCACAGCTGACCGAAGAGGAACACGATCTTTACGGAGAGACTTTCAACTGTTTTCGCAAAGACCCTGACATTGATGAGGTCCCAATCGCCAAAGTCAGTCAACTTGTACGCACCGTTCGCATACCGCGCCGAATTGCCaaaaag GTGATGGAAATATGTGGAACAACAAAAGGTAGCAGTCATGTAAATAGAAAgcaattttattcgattctaAAATTGATAGCAGCCTATCAACATGGACTGGAAATCACACCTGACTTGCTATCAAGTTCTTTAAAATTAGACCTACCTTCATTCTACTGGCCCTACGGAGCTGTATTAGCTGctggaaaaaatgaagatgtACTTTCTAGTACTAGTGAAAGTGAGAGCGAGGTTGAGTCTCCGAGGGAAAAGGGGTACAGTACGGATTCACCCACCCCAACGAATAGCGTGATCCAAGAGCGTGGTGAATTAGCTATGGGAGGTGAAACTATACTCGATTCCACTGGAAGCGGATGGCAAGGCCTCCTTGTTTCAGAAGAACAAAGACAGCTCCTCGGGACTGAAGAAGAAAGTTCCGAACGACACAGTAGTGACGATGGAGATGGCGATGGCGAAGGATCGAGTTTTCCCCCTAAAAGAGTTTGGGTCATTAATAAGGAGCAGCGAGAATACTACAGTGCACAATTTGCCCAACTGCAGCCAGACCCTGAGGGCTTAGTAGCCGGATCTGTAGCTCGTACTTTTTTtgagaaatcaaaattgccaGTAGCCGAGTTGAGACGCATTTGGCAACTAGCTGACGTCACTAGAGATGGAGCTTTGAGTCTCCAAGAATTTTATGCGGCTATGCATCTGGTCGTTTTACGAAGACATCATGTTCCTTTACCAGACGTGTTACCTCCTACACTTGCACCTCCCATGCCAGCTTCAGCTCCAGATCCAGCCCCAGTTCCTGCTCCACTTCCACTTCCAGTTCAAGTTACAGCTCCGGTTCCAGTATCAGCTGTTCCAAAACCACCTCATCCCAGTCCACCAAAtaatacaaaagaaaaaagcaaagcGTGGACGAAATTTGTCGACTCTCCCACTGGGACCAGTGGGTCCCTTGCTAGTCCAGGCCCAAA CGGAGGGAGCAATAATAGCAATGGAAGCACGCTAGGTGATGACGAAAACCAAGCCTCATCCATTACGCTTGTGCAAAGGCCTCAAGCTAAGAAACCTATTTCAGCTCCTGAAGAAACCATCATAAGCACTCCTAAAAAAGAAccacctcctccacctccgccCAGACCATATAGAACACATGCTAGAAGTTCTAGCCTTGATCTCAACAAATTAG GAAAAAACGGACAGAATTTTTTGGGAGCACCACCACTTGTACCGCCAAGAGTATCACCTGGAATT aCTTCACCGAAAAAACTAGTGGGGCAAAAAAGTGAAGTTGAGAACCAGAAAACTGACAGTCAAAAGAAAGGCTTTGTTGCTGACTTCTCCCATTTTTCATCAAGGAGTGAAAGTAGTCACAACAAGGACAATTCTCAGACACAACAATTTACTGGAATATGTGGAGcgtttcaaatatatcgaAAGCCAAGTCCAA AGCGAGAAGGTGTTGAAGATGATGGAACAAGGGAAGAAGGGAGCGAAGAAACAAGGTTAACGCTGCAAGAGTTACGGGAAAAGAATGCAGAATTGAAACTAGTATGCGAAGAGTTGACAGTTGAATTAGCTGCTGTTcttcaagaaaaaattaatttacgtGCAAAGCTGTTACAGACCTGA
- the LOC124174457 gene encoding ralBP1-associated Eps domain-containing protein 2 isoform X1, giving the protein MEDPQLTEEEHDLYGETFNCFRKDPDIDEVPIAKVSQLVRTVRIPRRIAKKVMEICGTTKGSSHVNRKQFYSILKLIAAYQHGLEITPDLLSSSLKLDLPSFYWPYGAVLAAGKNEDVLSSTSESESEVESPREKGYSTDSPTPTNSVIQERGELAMGGETILDSTGSGWQGLLVSEEQRQLLGTEEESSERHSSDDGDGDGEGSSFPPKRVWVINKEQREYYSAQFAQLQPDPEGLVAGSVARTFFEKSKLPVAELRRIWQLADVTRDGALSLQEFYAAMHLVVLRRHHVPLPDVLPPTLAPPMPASAPDPAPVPAPLPLPVQVTAPVPVSAVPKPPHPSPPNNTKEKSKAWTKFVDSPTGTSGSLASPGPKLVNFDFQKAAVERDPKILHPVPLRLTPEASILASSGGSNNSNGSTLGDDENQASSITLVQRPQAKKPISAPEETIISTPKKEPPPPPPPRPYRTHARSSSLDLNKLGKNGQNFLGAPPLVPPRVSPGITSPKKLVGQKSEVENQKTDSQKKGFVADFSHFSSRSESSHNKDNSQTQQFTGICGAFQIYRKPSPKREGVEDDGTREEGSEETRLTLQELREKNAELKLVCEELTVELAAVLQEKINLRAKLLQT; this is encoded by the exons ATGGAGGATCCACAGCTGACCGAAGAGGAACACGATCTTTACGGAGAGACTTTCAACTGTTTTCGCAAAGACCCTGACATTGATGAGGTCCCAATCGCCAAAGTCAGTCAACTTGTACGCACCGTTCGCATACCGCGCCGAATTGCCaaaaag GTGATGGAAATATGTGGAACAACAAAAGGTAGCAGTCATGTAAATAGAAAgcaattttattcgattctaAAATTGATAGCAGCCTATCAACATGGACTGGAAATCACACCTGACTTGCTATCAAGTTCTTTAAAATTAGACCTACCTTCATTCTACTGGCCCTACGGAGCTGTATTAGCTGctggaaaaaatgaagatgtACTTTCTAGTACTAGTGAAAGTGAGAGCGAGGTTGAGTCTCCGAGGGAAAAGGGGTACAGTACGGATTCACCCACCCCAACGAATAGCGTGATCCAAGAGCGTGGTGAATTAGCTATGGGAGGTGAAACTATACTCGATTCCACTGGAAGCGGATGGCAAGGCCTCCTTGTTTCAGAAGAACAAAGACAGCTCCTCGGGACTGAAGAAGAAAGTTCCGAACGACACAGTAGTGACGATGGAGATGGCGATGGCGAAGGATCGAGTTTTCCCCCTAAAAGAGTTTGGGTCATTAATAAGGAGCAGCGAGAATACTACAGTGCACAATTTGCCCAACTGCAGCCAGACCCTGAGGGCTTAGTAGCCGGATCTGTAGCTCGTACTTTTTTtgagaaatcaaaattgccaGTAGCCGAGTTGAGACGCATTTGGCAACTAGCTGACGTCACTAGAGATGGAGCTTTGAGTCTCCAAGAATTTTATGCGGCTATGCATCTGGTCGTTTTACGAAGACATCATGTTCCTTTACCAGACGTGTTACCTCCTACACTTGCACCTCCCATGCCAGCTTCAGCTCCAGATCCAGCCCCAGTTCCTGCTCCACTTCCACTTCCAGTTCAAGTTACAGCTCCGGTTCCAGTATCAGCTGTTCCAAAACCACCTCATCCCAGTCCACCAAAtaatacaaaagaaaaaagcaaagcGTGGACGAAATTTGTCGACTCTCCCACTGGGACCAGTGGGTCCCTTGCTAGTCCAGGCCCAAAGTTggttaattttgattttcaaaaggcCGCAGTCGAAAGAGATCCTAAAATTTTACACCCTGTTCCTTTACGACTTACACCCGAAGCTTCTATTCTCGCATCTAGCGGAGGGAGCAATAATAGCAATGGAAGCACGCTAGGTGATGACGAAAACCAAGCCTCATCCATTACGCTTGTGCAAAGGCCTCAAGCTAAGAAACCTATTTCAGCTCCTGAAGAAACCATCATAAGCACTCCTAAAAAAGAAccacctcctccacctccgccCAGACCATATAGAACACATGCTAGAAGTTCTAGCCTTGATCTCAACAAATTAG GAAAAAACGGACAGAATTTTTTGGGAGCACCACCACTTGTACCGCCAAGAGTATCACCTGGAATT aCTTCACCGAAAAAACTAGTGGGGCAAAAAAGTGAAGTTGAGAACCAGAAAACTGACAGTCAAAAGAAAGGCTTTGTTGCTGACTTCTCCCATTTTTCATCAAGGAGTGAAAGTAGTCACAACAAGGACAATTCTCAGACACAACAATTTACTGGAATATGTGGAGcgtttcaaatatatcgaAAGCCAAGTCCAA AGCGAGAAGGTGTTGAAGATGATGGAACAAGGGAAGAAGGGAGCGAAGAAACAAGGTTAACGCTGCAAGAGTTACGGGAAAAGAATGCAGAATTGAAACTAGTATGCGAAGAGTTGACAGTTGAATTAGCTGCTGTTcttcaagaaaaaattaatttacgtGCAAAGCTGTTACAGACCTGA
- the LOC124174457 gene encoding ralBP1-associated Eps domain-containing protein 2 isoform X4 — MEDPQLTEEEHDLYGETFNCFRKDPDIDEVPIAKVSQLVRTVRIPRRIAKKVMEICGTTKGSSHVNRKQFYSILKLIAAYQHGLEITPDLLSSSLKLDLPSFYWPYGAVLAAGKNEDVLSSTSESESEVESPREKGYSTDSPTPTNSVIQERGELAMGGETILDSTGSGWQGLLVSEEQRQLLGTEEESSERHSSDDGDGDGEGSSFPPKRVWVINKEQREYYSAQFAQLQPDPEGLVAGSVARTFFEKSKLPVAELRRIWQLADVTRDGALSLQEFYAAMHLVVLRRHHVPLPDVLPPTLAPPMPASAPDPAPVPAPLPLPVQVTAPVPVSAVPKPPHPSPPNNTKEKSKAWTKFVDSPTGTSGSLASPGPKLVNFDFQKAAVERDPKILHPVPLRLTPEASILASSGGSNNSNGSTLGDDENQASSITLVQRPQAKKPISAPEETIISTPKKEPPPPPPPRPYRTHARSSSLDLNKLGKNGQNFLGAPPLVPPRVSPGITSPKKLVGQKSEVENQKTDSQKKGFVADFSHFSSRSESSHNKDNSQTQQFTGICGAFQIYRKPSPIR; from the exons ATGGAGGATCCACAGCTGACCGAAGAGGAACACGATCTTTACGGAGAGACTTTCAACTGTTTTCGCAAAGACCCTGACATTGATGAGGTCCCAATCGCCAAAGTCAGTCAACTTGTACGCACCGTTCGCATACCGCGCCGAATTGCCaaaaag GTGATGGAAATATGTGGAACAACAAAAGGTAGCAGTCATGTAAATAGAAAgcaattttattcgattctaAAATTGATAGCAGCCTATCAACATGGACTGGAAATCACACCTGACTTGCTATCAAGTTCTTTAAAATTAGACCTACCTTCATTCTACTGGCCCTACGGAGCTGTATTAGCTGctggaaaaaatgaagatgtACTTTCTAGTACTAGTGAAAGTGAGAGCGAGGTTGAGTCTCCGAGGGAAAAGGGGTACAGTACGGATTCACCCACCCCAACGAATAGCGTGATCCAAGAGCGTGGTGAATTAGCTATGGGAGGTGAAACTATACTCGATTCCACTGGAAGCGGATGGCAAGGCCTCCTTGTTTCAGAAGAACAAAGACAGCTCCTCGGGACTGAAGAAGAAAGTTCCGAACGACACAGTAGTGACGATGGAGATGGCGATGGCGAAGGATCGAGTTTTCCCCCTAAAAGAGTTTGGGTCATTAATAAGGAGCAGCGAGAATACTACAGTGCACAATTTGCCCAACTGCAGCCAGACCCTGAGGGCTTAGTAGCCGGATCTGTAGCTCGTACTTTTTTtgagaaatcaaaattgccaGTAGCCGAGTTGAGACGCATTTGGCAACTAGCTGACGTCACTAGAGATGGAGCTTTGAGTCTCCAAGAATTTTATGCGGCTATGCATCTGGTCGTTTTACGAAGACATCATGTTCCTTTACCAGACGTGTTACCTCCTACACTTGCACCTCCCATGCCAGCTTCAGCTCCAGATCCAGCCCCAGTTCCTGCTCCACTTCCACTTCCAGTTCAAGTTACAGCTCCGGTTCCAGTATCAGCTGTTCCAAAACCACCTCATCCCAGTCCACCAAAtaatacaaaagaaaaaagcaaagcGTGGACGAAATTTGTCGACTCTCCCACTGGGACCAGTGGGTCCCTTGCTAGTCCAGGCCCAAAGTTggttaattttgattttcaaaaggcCGCAGTCGAAAGAGATCCTAAAATTTTACACCCTGTTCCTTTACGACTTACACCCGAAGCTTCTATTCTCGCATCTAGCGGAGGGAGCAATAATAGCAATGGAAGCACGCTAGGTGATGACGAAAACCAAGCCTCATCCATTACGCTTGTGCAAAGGCCTCAAGCTAAGAAACCTATTTCAGCTCCTGAAGAAACCATCATAAGCACTCCTAAAAAAGAAccacctcctccacctccgccCAGACCATATAGAACACATGCTAGAAGTTCTAGCCTTGATCTCAACAAATTAG GAAAAAACGGACAGAATTTTTTGGGAGCACCACCACTTGTACCGCCAAGAGTATCACCTGGAATT aCTTCACCGAAAAAACTAGTGGGGCAAAAAAGTGAAGTTGAGAACCAGAAAACTGACAGTCAAAAGAAAGGCTTTGTTGCTGACTTCTCCCATTTTTCATCAAGGAGTGAAAGTAGTCACAACAAGGACAATTCTCAGACACAACAATTTACTGGAATATGTGGAGcgtttcaaatatatcgaAAGCCAAGTCCAA tCCGTTAG
- the LOC124174463 gene encoding glyceraldehyde-3-phosphate dehydrogenase 2-like: protein MSKIGINGFGRIGRLVLRASLENGAEVVAVNDPFIGLDYMVYMFKYDSTHGKFKGEVKAEDGFLVVNGKKISVFSERDPKAIPWGKAGAEYVVESTGVFTTIEKASAHLEGGAKKVIISAPSADAPMFVVGVNLDAYDPSFKIVSNASCTTNCLAPLAKVVHDNFEIVEGLMTTVHATTATQKTVDGPSGKLWRDGRGAAQNIIPASTGAAKAVGKVIPALNGKLTGMAFRVPVANVSVVDLTVRLAKPAPYDAIKAKVKEAAAEGGPLYGILGYTEDDVVSSDFIGDNRSSIFDAKAGIPLNDQFVKLISWYDNEYGYSSRVIDLIKFMQSKD from the exons ATGAGCAAAATTGGAATTAACGGATTTGGCCGTATTGGCCGTCTGGTCCTGAGGGCATCCCTTGAGAACGGAGCTGAG GTTGTTGCTGTCAATGACCCCTTCATTGGACTAGATTACATGGTCTACATGTTCAAGTATGATTCTACTCACGGTAAATTCAAAGGAGAAGTCAAGGCTGAAGATGGTTTCCTTGTTGTaaacggaaagaaaatctCAGTCTTCAGCGAGCGCGACCCCAAAGCTATCCCATGGGGTAAGGCTGGCGCAGAATATGTTGTTGAGTCGACTGGTGTCTTTACCACCATTGAGAAAGCTTCC GCTCACTTGGAAGGAGGGGCCAAGAAGGTCATTATCTCCGCCCCATCTGCCGATGCACCCATGTTCGTCGTTGGTGTCAATTTGGATGCTTATGACCCAAGCTTCAAAATTGTATCAAACGCTTCATGCACTACAAACTGTCTGGCTCCTTTGGCCAAGGTCGTTCATGACAATTTCGAAATCGTTGAAGGTTTGATGACTACCGTTCACGCAACCACTGCCACTCAGAAGACTGTTGACGGACCCTCTGGCAAG CTGTGGCGTGATGGACGTGGTGCTGCACAAAACATCATCCCTGCTTCCACTGGTGCCGCTAAAGCTGTCGGCAAAGTCATTCCTGCATTGAACGGCAAACTCACTGGTATGGCGTTCCGTGTACCTGTTGCCAACGTATCCGTTGTAGACTTGACTGTACGTCTTGCCAAGCCTGCTCCCTATGACGCTATCAAGGCTAAGGTCAAGGAGGCTGCTGCAGAGGGTGGACCTCTGTACGGAATCCTTGGTTACACCGAAGACGATGTTGTATCATCTGACTTCATCGGCGACAACCGTTCAAGCATCTTTGATGCTAAGGCTGGAATTCCCTTGAACGATCAGTTCGTTAAACTCATTTCCTGGTATGACAACGAGTATGGATATTCAAGCCGTGTCATCGACCTCATTAAGTTCATGCAGTCCAAAGATTAA